TGAGGGAGTTGAGGGCGGACCAGGTTCTGGCGCCCTCGAATCGAGGATCTCCGCTGCGGGCATGCGGAACTCCTGTTGCGGCATGCTTTCGGGCACGCTGAATTCAATGAGTGCGCGGAAACGGAGAATTCAGGCGAGAAAAGGAGAAAGCGCGGCGGATCGCAGGGAGGTGATCAGGCCGCGGCGCAACAGGAGGCGCTGGAGACGCGTGCGAGGTCGACATGGCGTCGCCGCGTGAGGTCCAGTCGCATCGTCATGCCCTCGATCGTGGCAGCCGCTCATCGACGTCGTCAAGGTAAACCCGACGGGTCTCGTATCGCGGACCATTGAATTTCACGAACGTGTGACAGGGAAACCTTGAGCGGGCCGGGAAGTCGCCCGCATTCTGCTGCGGTGCGGACAGAACAGCCGGAATACATCACCGCCGTCCCCCGGTTCGGCTCGCTGCGCCGGGCGGTGGAGGAACTGCGGCAGCCCGCGTTGAGCGAGACCGTAGGGAATCTGGAACATGAGCTGGGCGTGGACCTGCTGGAGCACGAGCGGTCCGGGGCGACGATGAGCGCGGCGGTGCGCGAGTTCCGCGCCG
This genomic window from Streptomyces sp. DG2A-72 contains:
- a CDS encoding putative leader peptide; translation: MTMRLDLTRRRHVDLARVSSASCCAAA